A part of Oncorhynchus kisutch isolate 150728-3 linkage group LG2, Okis_V2, whole genome shotgun sequence genomic DNA contains:
- the LOC109902167 gene encoding uncharacterized protein LOC109902167: MSRGRKVLESFGHQVVWVHTTETMHRALPIYLSFLLIGSVFAGGSWCANTARARAAALGLVLPRTQFVPYSLRPTRHRSFDPIKTHYENNDGPKEAEFEPSLLRNSKIQGDGYPTDWAYGQVFARGFQPKPYSLNYHGSDPSLADSSVSHSVYTPKGELVSSHKPNFEQVKNSAPRSNVMVAPGQFEYSDKVDIRNYYKPVVVQPVPSRRRTTQSVVPRPQSRGAVPYGKSILWSWPQ; this comes from the exons ATGTCAAGAGGTCGTAAGGTGCTTGAATCATTTGGTCATCAGGTAGTTTGGGTCCATACCACTGAAACAATGCATCGAGCTCTGCCCATATATCTAAG TTTTCTTTTGATTGGCTCGGTCTTTGCTGGAGGTTCCTGGTGTGCCAACACAGCAAGAG CCCGAGCAGCTGCCCTGGGTTTGGTCCTCCCTAGGACCCAGTTTGTCCCTTACAGCCTTCGACCAACACGCCATAGGAGTTTTGATCCCATAAAAACCCACTATGAAAATAATGATGGGCCCAAAGAGGCTGAGTTTGAGCCTAGCCTTCTGCGCAACAGTAAAATCCAAGGGGATGGCTATCCAACTGACTGGGCCTATGGACAAGTCTTCGCCAGAGGCTTTCAACCCAAACCGTATTCACTAAACTATCACGGTTCTGATCCCAGTTTGGCTGACTCCTCTGTCAGCCATTCTGTCTACACTCCCAAGGGAGAACTTGTTAGCAGCCACAAGCCCAACTTTGAGCAAGTCAAGAATTCTGCACCTCGATCAAATGTAATGGTAGCCCCTGGTCAGTTTGAGTACTCAGACAAAGTGGACATTCGCAATTACTATAAGCCTGTTGTAGTTCAGCCTGTCCCCAGCAGACGTAGAACAACCCAGAGTGTGGTTCCACGACCCCAGAGCAGAGGTGCTGTACCCTATGGAAAAAGTATCCTATGGTCCTGGCCACAGTAG